GTCCGATGTCAGCAGCCCGCGCGTCCCCAAAGCGTCGGTACCGAACGAAGCCGGACGACTTCGGATCGACCCCGAACCCCCGCGAACGGCGCGGGTGTTCCGTTCTGTTCGGCGAAGTCCGGGACCGGACGGCCGGAGCCGTTCTAGCCTGGTGCGCGATGGATCCACAGAGCACGTTCGACGAGGAACTCCAGACCTTCGCCGCCCGGTTGCGCGCCCTGCGCCTCGAACGCGGGAAGCGCTCCTACCGGGAACTCGCGGCCCGTGCCGCGCGCTCCGGCACCGCCATCCGGCTGCCGGTGGCGACCCAGAGCGACGCCTTCCGCGGCAAGCGGATGCTGGGCTTCGACACACTGATGGGGCTCGTACGGATCCTGTACTCCTACGACGAGTACGGCCAGGAGATCGCGGTACCGCCGCACTCCGCCCCGGAGTTGGAGCGGTGGCGCCGCGACTGGCGCGCCCTGGCCGCACGGCAGCCGACGGCCCCGGGCAGGCCGAAGACCGCGCCCCGTCCCATGTCCGGGCCCGCGCCCCATCCCGTGCATGAGCCCTCCCCGGACTCCGAGGGACGCGAAGCACCCTCCCCCGAAGCCTTGTTCACCCCGGTCCGTCGCTTGGCCGAACACCCCGACACCACCTGGAGCGTGGCCTTCTCCGCGGACGGCAGCCTGATCGCCACCACCTGCGAGGACGACCGGGTACGGCTCTGGAACACCGCTACGGGGAAGGAGTCCGGCGAGCCGCTCCCCGGGACCTTCCCCGTCGTGTTCACCCCGGAGGGCCGGATCCTGGTGGTGGACGCCGGGGACCGCTCGGCGGTCCGGCCCTACGACGTCGCGACCCTGCGCCAGGACGGGCCCGCCCTGACCCGAGGAGTCCCGCCGATCCGTGCGATGGTCCACCAACCCGACTCGGGCGGAGTGGTCCTGCTCGGCTTCGGCGGGGGCGTACTGCTCTGGAACCCGGCGATCGGCGACCACAGCATCCCGTTCCAACCCGGCCCCGATGGGCCGCGCGCGCTCACCCGCACCGTCGACGGACGTCTCCTCGCCGCCGGGCCCGGCGGCGGGGTGTGGGATCTGTTCCAGGAGCGACCCAGGGTCGAGGAGCCCCTTGTCCCGCCCGTGGAGGGGGCGGGGGTGATGGCCCTCTCGCCTGACGGCCGGATGGTCGCCTTCGGCCGCCCCGACGGCAGCGCGGGCCTGCTGGGCACACGGCCCGGCGCCCCGGTCCGCCCCCTCACCGGTCACCGGGACTCGGTCAACGCGCTGGCCTTCTCGCCCGACAGCCGACTGCTCGCCAGTACCTCCGCCGACGGAACGGTCCGGCTCTGGGACGCCCGTACCGGCCTCCCGGCCGCCCCGCCGCTCACCGAGCACTCCGGCGCCGTCAACGGGGTGACCTTCTCGCCCGACGGGCGGTTGCTCGCCACCGCTTCGGACGACCGGACGGTGGTCCTGTACGAACGGGTGGCCACCGCCCCGGCGTCCACGCTCGCCGCCCGCGCGCTGACCACTGCGCTGCGTGCCCGACGTCCGGCCCAGTTGCCGATCGTGGATGCCGGAGCGGCCATCGTCCGGGCGGCCTTCGCGCCCTCCGGCCAGATCCTGGCCACAACCACGAGCGAGCGGTCCGTGCTCCTGTGGGATCCGGTCTCCGGGCATGCCCTCGGTTCCCCGCTCACCGACCCGCCCACCCTGCCCTGGGCCTTGGCCTTCTCACCGGACGGCTCGCTCCTGGCCACCGCGTCCGCCGACCGGTCGCTGTGCCTGCGCGATCCGCACTGGCCGGTGTCGCACCGGACCGTCGGGACGGGGCATACCGCCGCGGTGAAGAAGATCGCGTTCTCGCCGGACGGGCAGATGATGGCGACCGCCAGCGCCGACGCCACCATCCGGCTGTGGGACCCGGCCACCGGACGCCCCTTCGGCACCCCGCTGACCGGGCACACGAACGAAGTCGTCGGGCTGGCCTTCTCACCCGACGGCTCGCATCTGGCCAGTGCGGGCGTGGACGGACAGATCCTGCTGTGGAGCCCACACCGGCGGACCCTCGTGCCCCGTCTCCTCGACATCGGCTCGGGCACAGCCTGGTCCGTGGCTTTCTCGCCCGACGGCACCCGGCTCGCCGCGGCCCTGGCGGACGGCAGTGTGCGGCTCTGGGAACCGCTGACAGGTGAACCCCTCGACGTCAGCACCACCGCCCACACCGGCGCCGCCTACGACGTGGCCTTCTCACCAGACGGGGAGGTGCTGGCCTCGGCCGGGGAGGACGGCGCGGTCCTGCTGTGGGACCTAGCCACCGGCGCCTGCGTCGGCTACGCCCTCCCCGGCCACGCCGCCGCCGTCAACGGCCTCGCCTTCTCCCCCGACAGCAGTCTGCTGGCCACGGCCGGGCGCGACGGCACCCTGCGGCGCTGGATCGTCGGGGACGGGTGAAACGGCCGCGGGGCCCGGCCGGAGTGGATCCGGCCGGGCCCCGCGGGTCGTGGCGTCGTGGCTCAGGCGTGCAGGGTCGCCGAGCGGCGCGGGATCGCGAAGGCGTCCAGCTCGGCGCGGGTCAGGCCGGTCAGGGCGGTGACCTCCTCGGCGCCGACCGCGCCGCAGTCCAGGCCGCGGACCAGGTAGCCGGCCAGGGCCTTGGCGGTGGCGGGCTCGTCCATCACGTCGCCCTCGATCTTGGCGACGTAGGCCTTCAGACGCGCGGCGGCGGCTTCCAGGCCCTCGCGGTAGAAGGTGAAGACGGCCGCGTAGCGGGTCGGCAGGTGCGCCGGGTGCATGTCCCAGCCCTGGTAGTAGGCGCGGGCCAGGGCGCGGCGGGTGAGGCCGTAGTGCAGCTTCCACGCCTCGTGCACGTGCTCGGTGGTGCCGATCGGCAGCACGTTGGTCGAGCCGTCCGAGACGCGTACGCCGGTGCCCGCGGCCGCGACCTGCATGATCGCCTTGGCGTGGTCGGCGGCCGGGTGGTCGCTGGACTGGTAGGCGGCGGAGACGCCGACGCAGGCGCTGTAGTCGAAGGTGCCGTAGTGCAGGCCGGTGGCGCGGCCCTTCGAGGCCTCGATCATCCGGGCCACGGTGGCGGTGCCGTCGGAGGCGAGGATGGACTGGCTGGTCTCGATCTGGATCTCGAAGCCGATCCGGCCCGGGCGCAGGCCGCGGGCGGTCTCGAAGGCTTCGAGCAGCTTGACGAAGGCGCTGACCTGCTCGGCGTAGGTCACCTTGGGGAGGGTGAGGACGAGCCCGTCGGGCAGGCCGCCGTGCTCCAGCAGGCCCGAGAGGAAGATGTCGGTGGTGCGGATGCCGCGGTCGCGGACGTTGGACTCCATGCACTTCATGCGGATGCCCATGTAGGGCGCGTTGGTGCCGTTGGAGAAGGCTTCCGAGACGAGGCGGGCGGCGCGGGCCGCGGCCTGGTCCTCCTCCTCGTCGGAGCGGACGCCGAAGCCGTCCTCGAAGTCGACGCGGAGGTCCTCGATGGGCTCGCTGAGGAGCTTGGCGCGCACGCGGTCGTAGACCGGCAGGGCCAGTTCGTCGCTGATGCCGAGTACCTTGGCGAAGGTGGCCGCGTCCGGGGCGTGCTCGTCGAGCGCGGCGAGGGCCTGGTCGCCCCAGGAGCGGATGGTGTCCGCGGCGAAGACGTCACCGGGGACGTAGACCGTGTGGATGGGCTGGCGGGTGCCGGGGTCGCCCGGGTAGTGGCGCGCGAGTTCCGCGTCCACCGGCGCGAGGGAGGCGCTGATGCCCTCGCTGACCGCGCCTGCGAGGCTTGTCGCCACCTTCTCCTGCTGACCCATCGTGCACTCTCCTCTTTTCCGCTACACGGAAGCATTGATCCGCATAGCAGAATTTAGTCAGCACATTCCGCTCCGTCAATGGTTGCCGGAAACAGCACGGGGCCGCGTGGCGAGAGTCACCACGCGGCCCCGGGGCACAACGTCTACGCAGGTCAGGTCCGGTCGGAGACCGGGACCCGGGTTCAGCCCTTGCGGGCCTGGATCTCTTCGGTCAGCTGCGGGACGACGGCGAAGAGGTCGCCGACCACGCCGTAGTCGACCAGGTCGAAGATCGGGGCCTCGGAGTCCTTGTTGATGGCCACGATGGTCTTCGAGGTCTGCATGCCGGCGCGGTGCTGGATCGCGCCGGAGATGCCCGAGGCGATGTACAGCTGCGGGGAGACCGACTTGCCGGTCTGGCCGACCTGGTTGGAGTGCGGGTACCAGCCGGCGTCCACGGCGGCGCGGGAGGCACCGACGGCCGCACCGAGCGAGTCGGCGAGCGCCTCGATGATGTGGAAGTTCTCGGCGCCGTTGACGCCGCGGCCGCCGGAGACCACGATCGCGGCCTCGGTCAGCTCCGGGCGGCCGGTCGACTCGCGCGGGGTGCGGGAGACGACCTTGGTGCCGGTGGCCAGCGCACCGAAGGTGACGGCGAGCGCCTCGACGGCGCCCGCGGCCGGGGCGGCCTCGACCGGAGCCGAGTTCGGCTTGACGGTGATGACCGGAGTGCCCTTGGAGACACGGGACTTGGTGGTGAAGGACGCGGCGAAAGCGGCCTGCGTCGCGACCGGACCCTCGTCACCCGCCTCCAGGTCGACGGCGTCCGTGATGATGCCGGAGCCGATGCGGACGGCCAGGCGGGCCGCGATCTCCTTGCCCTCGGCGGAGGAGGGGACGAGCACGGCCACCGGGGAAACGGCGTCGTAAGCAGCCTGGAGCGCGTCCACCTTCGGTACGACGAGGTACTCGGTGAACTCGGGGGCGTCGGCGGTGAGGACCTTGACCGCACCGTGCTCGGCGAGCACGGCGGCGGTGTCGGCGGCGCCGGCGCCCAGGGCGACGGCGACGGGCTCGCCGATGCGGCGGGCCAGCGTCAGCAGTTCGAGGGTGGGCTTGCGGACGGCGCCGTCCACGTGGTCGACGTAGACGAGGACTTCAGCCATGGGGTTAGCTCCTGCGAAAGCGAAGTAGTCAGGGGAGGTGGGGCGTGACCGTGAGGTGCGGCCGAAGCTCTTAGATGAACTTCTGCTCCGCGAGGAAGCCGGCCAGCTGCTTGCCGCCCTCGCCCTCGTCCTTGACGATCGTGCCGGCGGTGCGGGCCGGGCGCTGCGCCGCGGAGTCGACCGTGGTCCAGGAGCCCTCCAGGCCGACCTCGTCCGCCTCGATCTCCAGGTCGGACAGGTCCCAGGCCTCGACCGGCTTCTTCTTGGCGGCCATGATGCCCTTGAAGGACGGGTAGCGGGCCTCGCCCGACTGGTCCGTCACGGACACGAGGGCCGGCAGGGAGGCTTCGAGCTGCTCGCTCGCGGTGTCGCCGTCGCGGCGGCCCGTCACGGTGCCGTCCTCGACCTTGACCTCCGAGAGCAGGGTG
This is a stretch of genomic DNA from Streptomyces sp. NBC_00536. It encodes these proteins:
- a CDS encoding DUF6986 family protein: MGQQEKVATSLAGAVSEGISASLAPVDAELARHYPGDPGTRQPIHTVYVPGDVFAADTIRSWGDQALAALDEHAPDAATFAKVLGISDELALPVYDRVRAKLLSEPIEDLRVDFEDGFGVRSDEEEDQAAARAARLVSEAFSNGTNAPYMGIRMKCMESNVRDRGIRTTDIFLSGLLEHGGLPDGLVLTLPKVTYAEQVSAFVKLLEAFETARGLRPGRIGFEIQIETSQSILASDGTATVARMIEASKGRATGLHYGTFDYSACVGVSAAYQSSDHPAADHAKAIMQVAAAGTGVRVSDGSTNVLPIGTTEHVHEAWKLHYGLTRRALARAYYQGWDMHPAHLPTRYAAVFTFYREGLEAAAARLKAYVAKIEGDVMDEPATAKALAGYLVRGLDCGAVGAEEVTALTGLTRAELDAFAIPRRSATLHA
- a CDS encoding electron transfer flavoprotein subunit alpha/FixB family protein, whose product is MAEVLVYVDHVDGAVRKPTLELLTLARRIGEPVAVALGAGAADTAAVLAEHGAVKVLTADAPEFTEYLVVPKVDALQAAYDAVSPVAVLVPSSAEGKEIAARLAVRIGSGIITDAVDLEAGDEGPVATQAAFAASFTTKSRVSKGTPVITVKPNSAPVEAAPAAGAVEALAVTFGALATGTKVVSRTPRESTGRPELTEAAIVVSGGRGVNGAENFHIIEALADSLGAAVGASRAAVDAGWYPHSNQVGQTGKSVSPQLYIASGISGAIQHRAGMQTSKTIVAINKDSEAPIFDLVDYGVVGDLFAVVPQLTEEIQARKG